In Granulicatella elegans, one genomic interval encodes:
- a CDS encoding FtsW/RodA/SpoVE family cell cycle protein, producing MRRKIMYDEQDARIDYGIILPVLLLALISIATLLSTTYLQVANGSLRTVFMQFVWYVIGTIAIVIIMQFDSEQLWKLTNLTYIIGLLLLVAVLFFYDRGTAAATGAKSWFRIANFSFQPSEIVKIFYILMLAKVATNHNQFTKYRTRSTDWYLFAKLIAVSLPALILVILQNDLGTTLVFLMILGGVMIMSGISWKILLPLILTAVLVGSLLIYLVVYNRQILLNIGFKNYQFGRIDSWLDPYRDQGGAGFQLFQSLKAIGSGKMFGKGYGHSEVYVPVRESDLIFATIGENFGFLGGTFLITVYFILIYQMIRVCFDTKNEFYSYIATGVIMMILFHVVENIGMTIGLLPLTGIPLPFISQGGSSLLGNMMGIGLMMSMRYHFNSNIFGEDEDEFTQKPRQKQLSEEFIKARA from the coding sequence ATGAGAAGAAAAATCATGTATGACGAACAAGATGCAAGAATAGATTACGGAATCATTCTCCCCGTCTTATTACTAGCACTTATCAGCATAGCAACACTACTATCAACCACCTACCTTCAAGTAGCAAACGGCTCACTCAGAACCGTCTTCATGCAATTTGTATGGTACGTCATCGGAACAATCGCCATAGTCATCATTATGCAATTTGACTCAGAACAACTATGGAAACTTACAAACCTGACTTACATTATAGGACTCTTACTCCTAGTAGCTGTCCTATTCTTTTACGACAGAGGAACCGCAGCCGCAACCGGTGCAAAAAGTTGGTTCAGAATCGCCAACTTCTCCTTCCAACCATCAGAAATCGTAAAAATATTTTACATTCTGATGCTGGCAAAAGTAGCGACCAATCATAACCAATTCACGAAGTACCGAACAAGAAGTACAGACTGGTACCTATTTGCGAAATTAATCGCCGTTTCATTACCAGCATTAATACTCGTTATCTTACAAAATGACTTAGGAACAACATTAGTATTCTTAATGATTCTAGGCGGCGTCATGATTATGTCAGGAATAAGCTGGAAAATCTTATTACCATTAATTTTAACAGCCGTTTTAGTTGGTTCATTACTCATTTACTTAGTAGTTTACAACCGACAAATATTATTAAATATCGGATTCAAAAATTATCAATTTGGTCGTATCGATTCATGGTTAGATCCATATCGAGACCAAGGTGGAGCAGGATTCCAATTGTTCCAAAGCTTGAAAGCTATCGGTTCAGGGAAAATGTTCGGTAAAGGATATGGACACTCAGAAGTGTATGTTCCTGTTCGTGAGTCAGATTTAATTTTTGCAACCATTGGTGAAAATTTTGGATTCCTAGGTGGAACATTCTTAATTACCGTGTATTTCATTTTAATTTATCAAATGATTCGAGTGTGTTTTGATACAAAAAATGAATTTTATTCTTATATTGCAACGGGAGTTATTATGATGATTTTATTCCACGTTGTAGAAAATATTGGAATGACGATTGGACTATTACCATTAACAGGGATTCCATTGCCATTTATTTCGCAAGGTGGATCTTCTCTATTAGGAAATATGATGGGGATTGGATTAATGATGTCAATGAGATATCATTTCAATAGTAATATTTTCGGGGAAGATGAAGATGAATTTACTCAAAAACCAAGACAAAAACAATTATCAGAAGAATTTATAAAAGCAAGAGCATAG
- a CDS encoding CsbD family protein produces MSAEEKSNQVAGSIKEGFGKLTGDKKLETKGATEQVVSKVKEVAEDAKDAVEGAIEGVKNTFKKD; encoded by the coding sequence ATGTCAGCAGAAGAAAAATCAAACCAAGTTGCTGGTTCTATCAAAGAAGGTTTTGGTAAATTAACTGGCGACAAAAAACTTGAAACTAAAGGAGCTACTGAACAAGTAGTTTCTAAAGTAAAAGAAGTTGCTGAAGATGCAAAAGATGCTGTTGAAGGCGCTATTGAAGGTGTTAAAAACACCTTTAAAAAAGATTAA
- a CDS encoding FAD-dependent oxidoreductase: MKVVVVGCTHAGTAAVKTILNDNPGAQVVVYERNDNVSFLSCGIALYVGGVVKDPQGLFYSSPEELASLGAEVHMEHDVTSIDTKGKSLTVKDLKSGEEKTETFDKLVLTTGSWPILPPIPGRELENVQLCKNYNQAKEIFAKQTDKKKIVVVGGGYIGIELVEAFALEGKEVTLVDGLDRILNKYLDPEFTDILEEDLRERGVQVRLNEMVKSFEGENGVVNKVVTSGGEYEADMVILCVGFRPNNDLVKDQLETMPNGAIIVNDYMETSVKDVFAAGDSCAVNYNPNGGHAYIPLATNAVRMGALVGKNINGHKVKYRGTQSTSGLHLFGWNIGSTGVNVGSAPHFGLDVRAVYVVDNHRPEFMPTYEKIYMKLVYEVGTNRIVGGQVMSKYDCTASANTLSLAIQNKMTIEDLAYVDFFFQPVFDRPWNYLNILGQAAVEQERVLAEGK; encoded by the coding sequence ATGAAAGTTGTAGTAGTTGGCTGTACTCATGCGGGTACTGCTGCAGTAAAAACAATTTTAAATGATAACCCAGGCGCACAAGTCGTAGTATATGAAAGAAATGACAATGTATCATTCTTATCATGCGGTATTGCGTTATACGTAGGAGGAGTTGTGAAAGACCCTCAAGGCTTATTCTATTCTAGTCCAGAAGAATTAGCTTCATTAGGTGCTGAAGTTCATATGGAACATGATGTAACAAGCATCGATACAAAAGGTAAATCTTTAACAGTTAAAGATTTAAAATCAGGAGAAGAAAAAACAGAAACTTTTGATAAATTAGTTTTAACAACTGGTTCTTGGCCAATTCTTCCTCCAATCCCAGGACGTGAATTAGAAAACGTTCAATTATGTAAAAACTATAACCAAGCTAAAGAAATCTTTGCAAAGCAAACTGACAAGAAGAAAATCGTTGTTGTCGGTGGTGGATACATCGGTATCGAATTAGTAGAAGCATTTGCTTTAGAAGGTAAAGAAGTAACATTAGTTGACGGATTAGACCGTATCTTAAACAAATACTTAGACCCAGAATTCACTGATATCTTAGAAGAAGACTTACGTGAACGTGGTGTACAAGTTCGCTTAAACGAAATGGTTAAATCATTCGAAGGCGAAAACGGAGTTGTAAACAAAGTTGTAACTTCAGGTGGCGAATACGAAGCTGACATGGTTATCTTATGTGTAGGTTTCCGTCCAAACAACGACTTAGTAAAAGACCAATTAGAAACAATGCCTAACGGTGCAATCATTGTTAACGACTACATGGAAACATCTGTTAAAGATGTATTCGCAGCAGGAGATAGCTGTGCTGTTAACTACAACCCTAACGGAGGACACGCATACATTCCATTAGCAACAAACGCTGTACGTATGGGCGCTTTAGTTGGTAAAAACATTAACGGACACAAAGTTAAATACCGTGGAACACAATCTACATCAGGATTACACTTATTCGGATGGAACATTGGTTCAACAGGTGTAAACGTAGGTAGCGCACCTCACTTTGGTTTAGATGTACGTGCTGTATACGTGGTAGATAACCACCGTCCAGAATTCATGCCAACATACGAAAAAATCTACATGAAATTAGTTTACGAAGTAGGTACAAACCGTATCGTAGGTGGACAAGTAATGTCTAAATACGACTGTACAGCTTCTGCAAACACATTGTCATTAGCAATCCAAAACAAAATGACAATCGAAGACTTAGCATACGTAGACTTCTTCTTCCAACCAGTATTCGACCGTCCATGGAACTACTTAAACATCTTAGGACAAGCTGCAGTAGAACAAGAACGTGTATTAGCTGAAGGTAAATAA
- a CDS encoding DUF3290 family protein, which translates to MKFYSYEYVLGQISQQDWVMVILSALLIFVTGFLAYQDKRGSKFRELSIISILALVAIVLIGISNLQSNQSTNNQFRNSLNFIEIVSKELGVDKEKIYVNTSSTTDGVIIKVGNQFYRALNGSNKDSYLLEKMELYKSDVELVEVKK; encoded by the coding sequence ATGAAATTTTATTCTTATGAATATGTATTAGGGCAAATTAGTCAGCAGGATTGGGTAATGGTTATTCTTTCTGCGTTATTAATTTTTGTGACTGGATTTTTAGCTTATCAAGATAAACGTGGTAGTAAGTTTCGTGAATTATCAATTATTTCAATTTTAGCTTTAGTAGCGATTGTTTTGATAGGAATTTCTAATTTACAAAGTAATCAATCTACAAATAATCAATTCCGTAATTCTTTAAACTTTATTGAAATTGTTTCAAAAGAATTAGGGGTAGATAAAGAAAAGATTTATGTGAATACTTCTTCTACGACTGATGGAGTTATTATCAAAGTTGGAAATCAATTTTATCGTGCTTTAAATGGCTCTAACAAGGATAGTTATTTATTAGAGAAGATGGAATTATATAAATCAGATGTTGAACTTGTGGAGGTTAAAAAATAA
- the yghU gene encoding glutathione-dependent disulfide-bond oxidoreductase, translating to MTNYELPRVWSAADSNQGKFSGINRPTAGSRFKQVLPKGEKPFQLYSLGTPNGVKVTILLEELLALGIKEAEYDLYKISIMDGEQFGTGFVEVNPNSKIPALLDQSSTSNIRIFESANIQLYLAEKFGQFLPKEVEKRTEVLNWLFWQTGSAPFVGGGFGHFFNYAPEKIEYAINRFTMETKRQLDLLDKELATRPYIAGDEYTIADIAIWSWYGQLVLDKLYQNSAEFLDASSYTHLVKWAKRIENRPAVQKGLEVEYKSL from the coding sequence ATGACAAATTATGAATTACCACGAGTGTGGAGTGCAGCAGATAGTAATCAAGGAAAATTTTCAGGAATTAACCGTCCAACTGCGGGATCTCGTTTTAAACAAGTATTACCAAAGGGGGAGAAACCCTTCCAATTATATTCTCTAGGGACTCCAAACGGTGTAAAAGTTACGATTTTATTAGAAGAGTTATTAGCGTTAGGAATAAAAGAAGCAGAGTATGACTTATATAAAATCTCAATTATGGATGGCGAACAGTTCGGAACTGGCTTTGTAGAAGTGAATCCAAACTCAAAAATACCTGCGTTATTAGATCAATCTAGTACGAGCAATATTAGAATCTTTGAATCAGCGAATATCCAATTATATCTAGCTGAAAAATTTGGACAATTTCTTCCAAAAGAAGTTGAAAAACGTACAGAAGTATTAAACTGGCTATTTTGGCAAACAGGATCTGCACCATTTGTCGGTGGAGGATTTGGACATTTCTTCAATTATGCTCCTGAAAAAATTGAATATGCCATTAATCGCTTTACAATGGAAACAAAACGTCAATTAGATTTACTGGATAAAGAATTAGCAACAAGACCTTATATTGCTGGAGACGAGTATACAATTGCGGATATTGCGATTTGGTCTTGGTATGGACAATTAGTATTAGATAAATTATATCAAAATTCAGCAGAGTTTTTAGATGCATCTAGCTACACGCACTTAGTGAAATGGGCAAAACGAATCGAGAATCGACCTGCTGTTCAAAAAGGATTAGAAGTAGAATATAAGAGTTTATAG
- a CDS encoding endonuclease/exonuclease/phosphatase family protein, giving the protein MKFLTLNTHSWMEKEAEEKFNLLLQDILDNNYDLICFQEINQEITSKEVKVDDFYKALPSAEPIHQDHFVRLLVEKLAENGRNYYWTWSYNHIGYDRYHEGVAILSKTPIEVREILVSDVDDPTDYHTRRVALAETVVDGKELAVASVHLSWWDKGFQEEWARFETVLKSLNKPLLLAGDFNNPAGQEGYQVILASPLGLQDAFEVAREKSGSYTVPPEIDGWKGNKESLRIDYVFITKELEVENLHVVFDGNNSLQVSDHFGLNSLLNWK; this is encoded by the coding sequence ATGAAATTTTTAACACTGAATACTCATAGCTGGATGGAGAAAGAAGCAGAAGAAAAATTCAACCTTTTACTTCAGGATATTCTTGACAACAATTATGATTTGATTTGTTTTCAAGAAATCAATCAGGAAATCACTTCGAAAGAAGTAAAAGTTGATGATTTTTATAAAGCTTTGCCATCTGCAGAACCTATTCACCAAGATCACTTTGTAAGACTTTTGGTGGAGAAATTAGCTGAAAATGGCAGAAATTATTACTGGACTTGGTCTTATAATCATATTGGATATGATCGCTATCATGAAGGTGTAGCAATCTTATCTAAAACACCGATTGAAGTCAGAGAAATTTTGGTTTCAGATGTGGATGATCCAACAGACTACCATACACGTCGTGTTGCCTTAGCTGAAACGGTAGTGGATGGTAAGGAACTTGCAGTTGCTAGTGTACACTTATCTTGGTGGGATAAAGGTTTCCAAGAAGAATGGGCAAGATTTGAGACTGTATTGAAATCATTGAACAAGCCTCTTTTATTAGCTGGAGATTTTAACAACCCAGCTGGTCAGGAAGGGTATCAAGTTATTTTAGCTAGTCCATTAGGCTTACAAGATGCATTTGAAGTTGCTAGAGAGAAAAGTGGTAGCTATACCGTTCCGCCAGAAATTGATGGATGGAAGGGAAATAAAGAATCACTTCGCATTGACTATGTTTTTATTACGAAAGAGTTAGAAGTAGAGAATCTACATGTCGTTTTTGACGGAAACAATAGTCTTCAAGTGAGTGACCACTTTGGACTAAATTCTCTTTTAAATTGGAAGTAA
- a CDS encoding arsenate reductase family protein has translation MIIYSHPKCTTCKKALKWLEGNNIAFEVKDIREVYPSAEELQALVEKSGLPLTKVFNTSGELYRKLGLKDVIKTMETSKAMELLASDGMLIKRPLLVSEEAVFFGFKEEQYEQLLKGGLND, from the coding sequence ATGATCATTTATAGCCATCCAAAATGTACAACTTGTAAAAAAGCTTTAAAATGGTTAGAAGGAAACAATATTGCATTTGAAGTAAAAGATATTCGTGAAGTTTATCCATCCGCAGAAGAATTACAAGCTCTAGTTGAAAAAAGCGGATTACCACTCACAAAAGTGTTTAATACGAGTGGAGAATTATATCGTAAATTGGGATTAAAAGATGTCATTAAAACAATGGAAACTTCTAAAGCGATGGAATTACTAGCCAGTGATGGAATGCTTATCAAACGTCCATTATTAGTATCTGAAGAAGCGGTGTTTTTCGGATTTAAAGAAGAACAATATGAACAATTATTGAAAGGCGGACTAAATGATTAA
- a CDS encoding AIPR family protein → MTVNKFKVKALRTFSSPSDENITTYLALTEFRDLPNNLSLEVNPRKPKMNTSVAKQLINAVKSNSNINFDINNRGIVLTAKSVHFNNSTSEISVDFSDDSSKYGILDGGHTYTAIIENRESMIDDINKYVRLEIIVGDTLNVTELADARNTSIQVSDIALFELDDKFDFVKEAISEMPFKDDVAYKDNENKPIPVVELLKLMFMFNVKRYPDDSSAPTQAYSAKASVFKDFKKELSCEDNIYLSLSPLLPKLVELYECIQIEMSQKYKEFKEENGFKGSFGRVRGVTSAQESKSSFHSDFTRETIPYEISSGFLLPIFGAFRALIKKDENGSIQWRFDPIEVWQECGVRLVQNTFETDTNPQSVGKMKTLWQSNYRIVESTMKDKVINELINRN, encoded by the coding sequence ATGACTGTAAACAAATTTAAAGTAAAAGCTTTGAGAACTTTCAGTTCACCATCTGATGAAAATATTACAACCTATTTAGCATTAACTGAATTTAGAGACTTACCAAATAATTTATCTTTAGAAGTTAATCCTAGAAAACCAAAAATGAACACTTCCGTTGCTAAACAATTAATTAACGCAGTGAAATCTAATTCTAATATTAATTTTGATATTAATAATAGAGGGATTGTTTTAACTGCAAAATCAGTTCATTTTAATAATTCTACTAGTGAAATTTCTGTTGATTTTTCGGATGATTCATCAAAATATGGGATTCTAGATGGAGGTCATACTTATACAGCGATAATAGAAAATCGTGAATCAATGATAGATGATATTAATAAATATGTTAGATTGGAAATAATTGTAGGTGATACACTAAATGTAACTGAATTAGCAGATGCGAGAAATACCTCAATTCAAGTAAGTGATATAGCACTATTTGAGTTAGATGATAAATTTGATTTTGTTAAAGAAGCTATTAGTGAAATGCCTTTTAAGGATGATGTTGCATATAAAGATAATGAAAATAAGCCTATTCCGGTAGTAGAATTATTAAAGCTTATGTTTATGTTTAATGTAAAAAGATATCCTGATGATTCATCAGCCCCTACTCAAGCTTATTCAGCAAAAGCTAGTGTTTTTAAAGATTTTAAAAAGGAATTAAGTTGTGAAGACAATATCTACTTAAGTTTATCTCCGTTATTACCTAAGTTAGTAGAATTATATGAATGTATTCAAATTGAAATGTCACAGAAGTATAAAGAATTTAAAGAAGAGAACGGATTTAAAGGATCATTTGGAAGAGTAAGAGGGGTAACTTCTGCTCAAGAAAGTAAGTCCTCATTTCATTCAGATTTTACTCGAGAAACTATTCCTTATGAAATTTCTTCTGGATTTTTATTACCAATTTTTGGAGCTTTTAGAGCATTAATTAAGAAAGATGAAAATGGAAGTATTCAATGGAGATTTGATCCAATAGAAGTTTGGCAAGAATGTGGAGTTAGGTTAGTTCAAAATACATTTGAAACAGATACTAATCCACAAAGTGTTGGAAAAATGAAAACTTTATGGCAATCAAATTATAGAATTGTTGAAAGTACTATGAAGGATAAAGTTATTAATGAATTAATTAATAGAAATTAG
- a CDS encoding TraX family protein produces MKIYTHRSKLMYFAIFLMIFDSFRPLLFSLNTSLYLSIIGRIVYPILLFLFADIFYYVTNKKKLMIGLLLFSWLLSLGYALIDHFIVPIGW; encoded by the coding sequence ATGAAAATTTATACCCATCGTTCAAAATTAATGTATTTTGCAATTTTCTTAATGATATTCGATAGTTTTAGACCATTGCTATTTAGTTTGAATACCTCTCTTTATTTGTCAATCATAGGTCGTATTGTTTATCCTATTTTGTTATTTTTATTTGCAGATATATTCTACTATGTAACTAATAAAAAGAAATTAATGATTGGATTGCTCCTATTCAGTTGGTTGCTATCTCTTGGCTATGCATTGATTGATCATTTTATTGTACCGATAGGATGGTAA
- a CDS encoding IS1182 family transposase, whose protein sequence is MYKNYTTPTDTLELNFTLTVPKNHIAQFINQFVDSIPDSIIFPNTTSKMGRPAHHPRMLLKMILFAYTRSTYSGRKIVQLNEENIPMQWLSQQTYVCYHVINNFRSNEQFSSIIKNIFVYFTLLLQHYHIIDSDSLFIDGTKVQADANRYSFVWRKAIERYDEALNEKISTLYDQLIQNQVNIALSEEEKITEYGVHAMIEATNNSLEQLEELIEEEPKHIVGGSKNKQKKRLLNSFKRQLEKDFLPRKEKYTIAKETFDNRNSYSKTDNDATFMCMKEDAMKNRELKPGYNLQIATNHQYVLGFDVFPNPTDMRTLKPFLNSFKLLDKFSIIIADAGYGSEENYQLILEEYEKTPLIPYTMYEKEQTKKFKNDPSNRQNWYYNEEEDYYIDHLGVKFSFKYYSTRNDKNGFTRRFKVYETDSIQETEALDELAKTPTGQQRQIRVNQVWESYKETIKEALHSDRGSSIYAQRKIEVEPVFGQMKRNFGMRRTHVRGKNAVHNDIGLLFLGMNLQRLRKYILNNMNQGWFIPLDFTEFIKKHVLILISVKIGTCFLLFLRLFAQPLFSFMNLIFQS, encoded by the coding sequence ATGTACAAAAATTATACCACACCAACAGATACTTTAGAACTAAATTTTACATTAACCGTCCCTAAAAACCACATTGCTCAATTTATTAATCAGTTTGTAGATTCTATTCCAGATTCTATTATCTTTCCTAATACAACATCAAAAATGGGTAGACCTGCTCATCATCCTCGTATGTTATTAAAAATGATTCTCTTCGCTTATACTCGTTCTACGTATAGTGGTAGAAAAATTGTTCAATTAAATGAAGAAAATATTCCGATGCAGTGGCTTTCTCAACAAACTTATGTCTGTTACCATGTTATTAATAATTTTAGAAGTAATGAACAGTTTTCCTCTATCATTAAAAACATTTTCGTATACTTTACTTTATTACTCCAACACTATCATATTATTGATTCAGATAGTTTATTTATTGATGGTACAAAAGTTCAAGCAGATGCCAATCGTTATTCATTTGTATGGCGTAAAGCTATTGAAAGATATGATGAAGCTTTAAATGAAAAAATTAGTACATTATATGATCAATTAATTCAAAATCAAGTGAATATTGCTTTATCAGAAGAAGAAAAAATTACTGAATATGGTGTTCATGCCATGATTGAAGCTACTAATAACTCTCTAGAACAGTTAGAAGAACTCATTGAAGAAGAACCTAAACATATTGTTGGTGGTTCTAAAAACAAACAGAAAAAACGCTTGTTAAATTCTTTTAAACGTCAACTTGAAAAAGATTTTCTGCCTCGTAAAGAAAAATATACGATAGCTAAGGAAACATTTGATAACCGGAATAGTTATTCTAAAACAGATAACGATGCTACTTTTATGTGTATGAAAGAAGATGCCATGAAAAATCGAGAATTAAAACCTGGCTATAATCTTCAAATCGCAACGAATCATCAATATGTTTTAGGTTTTGATGTATTTCCTAATCCTACAGATATGCGTACTCTTAAACCATTTTTAAATTCATTTAAACTATTAGACAAATTTTCTATTATTATTGCGGATGCTGGATACGGTAGTGAAGAAAACTATCAATTGATTCTTGAAGAGTATGAAAAGACACCTTTGATTCCTTACACAATGTACGAAAAAGAACAAACGAAGAAATTTAAAAATGATCCATCTAATAGACAAAATTGGTATTACAATGAAGAGGAAGATTATTATATTGATCATTTAGGTGTAAAATTTAGTTTTAAATATTATTCAACAAGAAACGATAAGAATGGATTTACTCGTAGATTTAAAGTGTATGAGACAGATTCAATTCAAGAAACAGAAGCATTGGATGAATTAGCGAAAACTCCTACTGGACAACAACGTCAAATCCGTGTAAACCAAGTTTGGGAATCTTATAAAGAAACGATTAAAGAAGCGTTACATAGTGACCGTGGAAGTAGTATATATGCTCAACGAAAAATTGAAGTTGAGCCAGTTTTCGGTCAAATGAAGCGCAATTTTGGCATGCGCAGAACTCATGTTAGAGGTAAAAATGCAGTTCATAATGACATTGGTCTGCTCTTTTTAGGGATGAATTTGCAGAGATTAAGGAAATATATCTTAAATAATATGAATCAAGGGTGGTTTATCCCCCTTGATTTTACTGAATTTATTAAAAAGCACGTCCTAATTTTGATTTCAGTCAAAATCGGGACGTGCTTTCTTCTATTTTTGAGACTTTTTGCCCAGCCTCTTTTTTCTTTTATGAATTTAATATTTCAATCATAA
- a CDS encoding PTS transporter subunit IIBC yields the protein MMKDTFKNILSFEFWQKFGKALMVVIAVMPAAGLMISIGKSLVMINPTFAPLVITGGILEQIGWGVIGNLHILFALAIGGSWAKERAGGAFAAGLAFILINRITGTIFGVSGDMLKNPEAMVTTLFGGSIKVADYFISVMEAPALNMGVFVGIISGFVGATAFNKYYNFRKLPDALSFFNGKRFVPFVVILRSAIAAIILSILWPLVQTGINSFGIWIANSQENAPILAPFLYGTLERLLLPFGLHHMLTIPMNYTALGGTYEIMTGAAKGTQVFGQDPLWLAWITDLVNLKGTDASHYQQLLDTVHPARFKVGQMIGSFGILMGVIVAVYRNVDEDKKHKYKGMMIATALATFLTGVTEPIEYMFMFIATPLYLVYSLVQGAAFAMADVVNLRMHSFGSIEFLTRTPIAISAGIGMDIINFVWVTVLFAVIMYFIANFMIQKFNYATPGRNGNYETTEGSEESSSEVKVAEGSQAVNIINLLGGRANIVDVDACMTRLRVTVKDADKVGDAEQWKAEGAMGLVMKGQGVQAIYGPKADVLKSDIQDILDSGEVIPETLPTQMTGAQQNAVHFKGLTEEVYSVADGQVIALEQVKDPVFSQKMMGDGFAVEPANGNIVSPVSGTVSSIFPTKHALGLVTEAGLEVLVHIGLDTVSLEGKPFIVHVTEGQKVAVGDLLVTADLDAIREAGRETSTIVVFTNADAIQSVHLEQTGSLAANTIVAKVEL from the coding sequence ATGATGAAAGATACATTTAAAAATATCTTGTCTTTCGAGTTTTGGCAAAAATTCGGTAAGGCTTTAATGGTGGTTATCGCTGTTATGCCGGCTGCTGGTTTGATGATTTCAATCGGTAAGTCGCTTGTTATGATTAACCCAACTTTTGCACCACTTGTAATTACAGGTGGAATTCTTGAGCAAATTGGTTGGGGTGTTATCGGTAACCTTCATATTTTGTTTGCCCTAGCGATTGGAGGAAGCTGGGCTAAAGAACGTGCTGGTGGTGCTTTTGCCGCTGGACTTGCCTTCATTTTAATTAATCGTATCACTGGTACAATCTTTGGTGTATCAGGAGATATGTTAAAAAATCCTGAAGCAATGGTAACAACTCTGTTTGGAGGTTCCATCAAAGTTGCTGATTATTTCATCAGCGTTATGGAAGCTCCTGCGTTGAACATGGGGGTATTCGTAGGGATTATTTCTGGATTTGTAGGGGCTACAGCTTTTAACAAATACTACAATTTCCGTAAACTTCCTGATGCACTTTCATTCTTTAACGGGAAACGTTTTGTACCATTTGTAGTTATTCTTCGCTCTGCTATTGCAGCAATTATTCTTTCAATTCTTTGGCCACTTGTGCAAACTGGTATCAATAGTTTTGGTATTTGGATTGCTAACTCACAAGAAAATGCTCCAATTCTTGCACCATTCTTGTATGGTACTTTGGAACGTTTACTATTGCCATTTGGTCTTCACCATATGTTAACTATCCCAATGAACTATACAGCTCTTGGTGGTACTTATGAAATTATGACAGGTGCAGCTAAAGGTACTCAAGTATTTGGTCAAGACCCACTATGGCTTGCATGGATTACTGACCTTGTGAACCTTAAAGGTACAGATGCAAGTCATTACCAACAATTGTTAGATACTGTTCATCCAGCTCGTTTTAAAGTTGGACAAATGATTGGTTCATTCGGTATCTTAATGGGTGTGATTGTTGCTGTTTATCGTAATGTTGATGAGGATAAGAAACACAAATACAAAGGTATGATGATTGCAACAGCTCTTGCAACATTCTTGACAGGGGTTACTGAGCCAATCGAATACATGTTTATGTTTATCGCAACACCTTTATATCTTGTTTATTCACTTGTTCAAGGTGCTGCCTTCGCTATGGCTGATGTGGTGAACCTACGTATGCACTCATTTGGTTCAATCGAGTTCTTGACTCGTACACCTATTGCGATTAGTGCTGGTATCGGTATGGATATCATTAACTTTGTTTGGGTAACAGTTCTTTTCGCTGTAATTATGTACTTTATCGCAAACTTCATGATTCAAAAATTCAATTATGCAACTCCAGGACGTAACGGTAACTACGAAACTACTGAAGGTTCAGAAGAATCTAGTAGTGAAGTGAAAGTTGCAGAAGGTTCTCAAGCTGTAAATATTATTAACCTTCTTGGTGGGCGTGCAAACATCGTTGATGTTGACGCATGTATGACTCGTCTTCGTGTAACTGTAAAAGACGCTGATAAAGTCGGTGATGCAGAACAATGGAAAGCAGAAGGAGCTATGGGTCTTGTCATGAAAGGACAAGGGGTTCAAGCTATTTACGGTCCAAAAGCCGACGTATTGAAATCTGATATCCAAGATATCCTTGATTCAGGGGAAGTCATTCCTGAAACTCTTCCAACTCAAATGACGGGAGCACAACAAAACGCTGTTCACTTCAAAGGTCTAACTGAGGAAGTTTACTCAGTAGCAGATGGGCAAGTCATTGCCTTAGAACAAGTAAAAGATCCAGTATTTTCTCAAAAAATGATGGGGGATGGATTTGCTGTAGAACCTGCAAATGGAAACATTGTTTCTCCAGTTTCAGGTACTGTATCTAGCATTTTCCCTACAAAACATGCTTTAGGGCTTGTGACTGAAGCAGGTCTTGAAGTACTAGTTCACATTGGATTGGACACAGTAAGTCTTGAAGGGAAACCATTTATAGTTCATGTTACTGAAGGACAAAAAGTTGCAGTTGGTGACTTACTTGTCACAGCTGACTTGGATGCTATTCGTGAAGCAGGACGTGAAACTTCAACTATCGTTGTCTTCACAAATGCTGATGCGATTCAATCAGTTCATTTAGAACAAACTGGTTCTCTTGCAGCTAACACAATAGTTGCAAAAGTAGAATTGTAA